A genomic region of Ensifer adhaerens contains the following coding sequences:
- a CDS encoding CvpA family protein, with translation MPITILDGIVLGVALFSAILAMVRGFSREVLSVASWVGAAAAAYFLYPQLLPYAKQYTNSDTVALIGSAAVIFLVALIIISFITMRIADFIIDSRIGALDRTLGFLFGAARGILLVVVAMLFFNWLVAPQQQPGWVTHAKSKPLLDNLGNKLIALLPEEADATILDRLRGKDTTGEGEGEAPATAPGQAPTTTPEQAPADDAPATNG, from the coding sequence ATGCCCATTACAATTCTCGACGGTATCGTTCTCGGCGTCGCCCTGTTTTCCGCAATCCTGGCCATGGTTCGAGGCTTCTCGCGCGAGGTGCTCTCGGTCGCGAGCTGGGTAGGTGCGGCCGCGGCGGCCTATTTCCTCTACCCGCAGCTTCTGCCCTATGCCAAGCAGTACACCAATAGCGATACCGTCGCGCTGATCGGATCGGCGGCGGTGATCTTCCTGGTTGCGCTGATCATCATTTCCTTCATCACCATGCGGATTGCCGATTTCATCATCGACAGCCGCATCGGTGCGCTCGACCGCACGCTCGGCTTCCTGTTTGGAGCCGCTCGCGGCATTCTGCTTGTCGTCGTCGCAATGCTGTTCTTCAACTGGCTCGTCGCACCGCAGCAGCAGCCGGGCTGGGTCACCCACGCGAAGTCGAAACCGCTGCTTGACAATCTCGGCAACAAGCTGATCGCGCTGCTGCCGGAAGAAGCCGACGCCACGATTCTCGACCGCCTGCGCGGCAAGGATACGACCGGCGAAGGTGAAGGCGAAGCACCGGCAACGGCACCCGGCCAGGCACCGACGACGACGCCGGAACAGGCGCCCGCCGACGACGCTCCGGCCACCAACGGCTGA
- the purF gene encoding amidophosphoribosyltransferase, giving the protein MTDLRSMEIHDELEGDELHEECGVFGILGHSDAAALTALGLHALQHRGQEAAGIVTFDGKQFCTEKRMGLVGDHYTDPATLAKLPGFMSIGHTRYSTTGEVALRNVQPLFAELEVGGIAVAHNGNFTNGLTLRRQLIADGAICQSTSDTEVVLHLIARSKQTSSSDRFIDAIRQMEGGYSMLAMTRTKLIAARDPIGIRPLVMGELDGKPIFCSETCALDIIGATYVRDVENGEVIICEIQPDGSISIDARKPELSQPERLCLFEYVYFARPDSVVGGRSIYVSRKNMGINLAKEAPIDADVVVPVPDGGTPAALGYAQQSGIPFEYGIIRNHYVGRTFIEPTQQIRAFGVKLKHSANRAMIEGKRVILVDDSIVRGTTSVKIVQMMRDAGAREVHVRVASPMIFHPDFYGIDTPDRDKLLANQHADLASMCRYIGADSLEFLSIDGLYEAVGGEKRDPKAPQFTDHYFTGDYPTRLLDQEGASNVRKLSVLASNG; this is encoded by the coding sequence ATGACCGATCTGAGATCCATGGAAATCCACGATGAACTCGAAGGCGATGAGCTGCACGAAGAGTGCGGCGTCTTCGGCATATTGGGGCACTCGGACGCGGCGGCGCTGACGGCGCTCGGCCTGCATGCGCTCCAGCATCGCGGCCAGGAAGCAGCCGGCATCGTCACCTTCGACGGCAAGCAGTTCTGCACCGAGAAACGCATGGGCCTCGTTGGCGATCATTACACGGATCCCGCGACGCTGGCGAAGCTGCCGGGCTTCATGTCGATCGGCCATACCCGCTACTCGACGACAGGCGAAGTGGCGCTGCGCAACGTGCAGCCGCTCTTTGCCGAACTCGAAGTCGGTGGCATCGCGGTCGCCCATAACGGCAACTTTACCAACGGCCTCACCCTTCGCCGGCAACTGATTGCCGACGGCGCAATCTGTCAGTCGACCTCCGACACTGAAGTCGTCCTGCACTTGATTGCGCGGTCCAAGCAGACCTCCTCGTCCGACCGCTTCATCGACGCCATCCGCCAGATGGAAGGCGGCTATTCGATGCTGGCGATGACTCGCACCAAACTGATCGCTGCGCGCGATCCGATCGGCATCCGCCCGCTCGTCATGGGCGAACTCGACGGCAAGCCGATCTTCTGCTCCGAGACCTGCGCACTCGACATCATCGGCGCGACCTATGTTCGCGACGTCGAGAACGGCGAAGTGATCATCTGCGAAATCCAGCCCGACGGTTCGATCTCGATCGATGCACGCAAGCCCGAGCTATCGCAGCCGGAGCGGCTCTGCCTGTTCGAATACGTCTATTTCGCCCGGCCGGATTCGGTCGTGGGTGGCCGCAGTATCTACGTTTCGCGCAAGAACATGGGCATCAACCTCGCCAAGGAAGCGCCCATCGACGCGGACGTGGTGGTTCCGGTCCCGGATGGCGGCACGCCGGCGGCTCTGGGCTATGCGCAGCAGAGCGGCATCCCGTTCGAATACGGCATCATCCGCAACCACTATGTCGGCCGTACCTTCATCGAGCCGACGCAGCAGATCCGCGCCTTCGGCGTCAAGCTCAAGCATTCGGCCAACCGTGCGATGATTGAGGGTAAGCGCGTCATCCTCGTCGACGATTCGATCGTGCGCGGCACGACGTCTGTGAAGATCGTGCAGATGATGCGGGATGCCGGCGCGCGTGAAGTACATGTCCGCGTCGCCAGCCCGATGATCTTCCATCCCGATTTCTACGGTATCGACACCCCGGATCGCGACAAGCTGCTCGCCAACCAGCATGCCGACCTCGCGTCCATGTGCCGCTATATCGGCGCCGACTCGCTCGAGTTCCTGTCGATCGATGGCCTCTATGAGGCAGTCGGCGGCGAAAAGCGCGATCCCAAGGCACCGCAATTCACCGACCACTATTTCACCGGGGACTATCCGACCCGCCTTCTCGACCAGGAAGGCGCCAGCAATGTCCGCAAACTTTCGGTTCTCGCCAGCAACGGATAA
- a CDS encoding SDR family NAD(P)-dependent oxidoreductase gives MTIDLKGRVAVVTGASRGIGYFTALELAKAGAHVVACARTVGGLEELDDAIKAAGGSATLVPFDLADMAAIDKLGGAINERWGKLDILVANAGVLGTISPIGHVEAKVFEKVMNINVNATWRLIRSLEPLLIKSDAGRALILSSSAAHKCKPFWGPYSASKAAVEALARTWAGETQRLPLRILSVDPGATRTAMRAQAMPGEDPETVPHPSEVAAKLLPLVGPDQTETGKLYIVREDKIVDYRMPE, from the coding sequence ATGACGATCGATCTCAAAGGCCGGGTGGCCGTGGTCACCGGCGCGTCGCGCGGTATCGGCTATTTCACCGCTCTCGAACTGGCCAAGGCCGGTGCCCATGTCGTCGCCTGCGCGCGCACCGTCGGCGGCCTCGAGGAACTCGACGACGCAATCAAGGCGGCGGGCGGTTCGGCCACGCTGGTGCCGTTCGACCTCGCCGACATGGCGGCGATCGACAAGCTCGGTGGCGCCATCAACGAGCGCTGGGGCAAACTCGATATCCTGGTCGCCAATGCCGGCGTGCTCGGCACGATCTCACCGATCGGCCATGTCGAGGCGAAGGTGTTCGAAAAGGTGATGAACATCAACGTCAACGCGACCTGGAGGCTGATCCGTTCGCTGGAGCCGCTGCTGATTAAGTCGGATGCCGGCCGCGCACTGATCCTGTCTTCGAGCGCTGCACACAAGTGCAAGCCTTTCTGGGGTCCCTACTCCGCCTCCAAGGCTGCCGTCGAGGCGCTGGCCCGCACCTGGGCCGGCGAAACGCAGCGCCTGCCGCTGCGCATCCTCTCCGTCGATCCGGGCGCAACTCGCACTGCCATGCGCGCCCAGGCGATGCCCGGCGAGGATCCGGAGACCGTGCCGCATCCTTCAGAGGTTGCCGCCAAGCTGCTTCCGCTCGTAGGCCCCGACCAGACCGAGACCGGCAAGCTCTATATCGTTCGCGAGGACAAGATCGTCGACTACCGGATGCCGGAATAG